From one Desmodus rotundus isolate HL8 chromosome X, HLdesRot8A.1, whole genome shotgun sequence genomic stretch:
- the CLDN2 gene encoding claudin-2 isoform X1, translating into MASLGIQLIGYILGLLGLLGTLVAMLLPSWRTSSYVGASIVTAVGFSKGLWMECATHSTGITQCDIYSTLLGLPPDIQAAQAMMVTSSAISSLACIISVVGMRCTVFCQDSRAKDRVAIVGGVFFILGGLLSFIPVAWNLHGILREFYSPLVPDSMKFEIGEALYLGIISSLFSLVAGVILCFSCLPQGNRSNYFDAYQAQPLTTTRSSPRPGQPPKVKNEFNSYSLTGLTLSAIKDPPSG; encoded by the exons ATGGCCTCTCTTGGCATCCAACTTATAGGCTATATCCTGGGCCTTCTGGGGCTGTTGGGAACCTTGGTGGCCATGCTGCTTCCCAGCTGGCGAACAAGTTCTTATGTCGGTGCCAGCATTGTGACAGCAGTTGGCTTCTCCAAAGGCCTCTGGATGGAGTGTGCCACACACAGCACAGGCATCACCCAGTGTGACATCTACAGCACCCTTCTAGGCCTGCCCCCCGACATCCAGGCTGCACAGGCCATGATGGTGACGTCCAGTGCAATCTCTTCTTTGGCTTGCATTATCTCTGTGGTGGGCATGAGATGCACAGTCTTCTGCCAGGATTCCAGAGCCAAGGACAGAGTGGCGATAGTGGGTGGAGTCTTCTTCATCCTTGGAGGTCTCCTGAGTTTCATTCCTGTTGCCTGGAATCTTCATGGGATCCTACGGGAATTCTACTCTCCACTGGTGCCTGACAGTATGAAATTTGAAATTGGAGAGGCTCTTTACCTGGGCATTATTTCCTCCCTGTTCTCCCTGGTAGCTGGAGTCATCCTCTGCTTTTCTTGCTTACCCCAGGGAAATCGCTCCAACTACTTTGATGCCTACCAGGCTCAGCCCCTCACTACTACTAGGAGCTCTCCAAGACCTGGTCAACCACCCAAAGTCAAGAATGAGTTTAACTCCTACAGCCTGACAGG GCTGACCCTTTCTGCGATCAAAGACCCTCCCTCTGGCTGA
- the CLDN2 gene encoding claudin-2 isoform X2, whose product MASLGIQLIGYILGLLGLLGTLVAMLLPSWRTSSYVGASIVTAVGFSKGLWMECATHSTGITQCDIYSTLLGLPPDIQAAQAMMVTSSAISSLACIISVVGMRCTVFCQDSRAKDRVAIVGGVFFILGGLLSFIPVAWNLHGILREFYSPLVPDSMKFEIGEALYLGIISSLFSLVAGVILCFSCLPQGNRSNYFDAYQAQPLTTTRSSPRPGQPPKVKNEFNSYSLTGYV is encoded by the coding sequence ATGGCCTCTCTTGGCATCCAACTTATAGGCTATATCCTGGGCCTTCTGGGGCTGTTGGGAACCTTGGTGGCCATGCTGCTTCCCAGCTGGCGAACAAGTTCTTATGTCGGTGCCAGCATTGTGACAGCAGTTGGCTTCTCCAAAGGCCTCTGGATGGAGTGTGCCACACACAGCACAGGCATCACCCAGTGTGACATCTACAGCACCCTTCTAGGCCTGCCCCCCGACATCCAGGCTGCACAGGCCATGATGGTGACGTCCAGTGCAATCTCTTCTTTGGCTTGCATTATCTCTGTGGTGGGCATGAGATGCACAGTCTTCTGCCAGGATTCCAGAGCCAAGGACAGAGTGGCGATAGTGGGTGGAGTCTTCTTCATCCTTGGAGGTCTCCTGAGTTTCATTCCTGTTGCCTGGAATCTTCATGGGATCCTACGGGAATTCTACTCTCCACTGGTGCCTGACAGTATGAAATTTGAAATTGGAGAGGCTCTTTACCTGGGCATTATTTCCTCCCTGTTCTCCCTGGTAGCTGGAGTCATCCTCTGCTTTTCTTGCTTACCCCAGGGAAATCGCTCCAACTACTTTGATGCCTACCAGGCTCAGCCCCTCACTACTACTAGGAGCTCTCCAAGACCTGGTCAACCACCCAAAGTCAAGAATGAGTTTAACTCCTACAGCCTGACAGGGTATGTGTGA